The nucleotide window ATAGCCTCCGGGTTTGAGCATCACCATGCCTTTTGCAGGAATTTCAAGAGAATCCACAGGGTGCATCTTCATCATACCGTTCTCTTCCTTGACGTTGTGAATTTCCACTACTTCAGCCAGAGGTGAGCTGGCCCCAATCAGGGCATCTGCCTGATCTTGGTGATTCATCAAAGTCAGGTAGGCAACCCGAGTCTCCAGTACCCTTTGCCGCAATAATATGAGGGGCATTGTTCCATCATCGAAGCAAAGCCAGATCACTAGGCTTGGGTGGATGCAATTATACTGGGGATTAACTCCCACTCCACTCAGTTTGCTAGTGTGTGTTGCATCCAGATTTTGTTGCGAGGATGATGGAATTATTGAGCATAG belongs to SAR324 cluster bacterium and includes:
- a CDS encoding copper chaperone PCu(A)C, giving the protein MPLILLRQRVLETRVAYLTLMNHQDQADALIGASSPLAEVVEIHNVKEENGMMKMHPVDSLEIPAKGMVMLKPGGYHIMLTNLKQAPKLRESHSLTLRFRQAPDIVVELPVQQSGATSGDDEKSSMHHLQSRKSQ